A stretch of the Clavibacter sp. B3I6 genome encodes the following:
- a CDS encoding endonuclease/exonuclease/phosphatase family protein — MENWRADLAWLGQRCDEGNVIIAGDFNATLDHMSRYGGTPTERDQVTDLGQCVDAARASGNAAVGTWPTDIPALLGTPIDHIMATPGWAVTGFRVVEDRDGAGSDHRPIVAQLTPLR, encoded by the coding sequence ATGGAGAACTGGCGGGCGGACCTCGCCTGGCTCGGGCAGCGCTGCGACGAGGGCAACGTCATCATCGCGGGCGACTTCAACGCCACGCTCGACCACATGAGCCGCTACGGCGGCACGCCCACCGAGCGCGACCAGGTCACGGACCTCGGCCAGTGCGTCGACGCGGCGCGCGCCTCCGGCAACGCCGCCGTCGGGACGTGGCCGACGGACATCCCCGCGCTCCTCGGCACGCCGATCGACCACATCATGGCGACGCCCGGCTGGGCCGTCACGGGCTTCCGCGTCGTCGAGGACCGCGACGGGGCCGGCAGCGACCACCGGCCGATCGTGGCCCAGCTCACGCCGCTGCGCTGA
- a CDS encoding aminopeptidase P family protein yields the protein MAENTDTASETTPDDIAADPAAPLATTETASPAVAPAGAPAPGSGDAPVPRATSNRSTTPASTAFSDFVSAHWADREEVDPPAREQAPFAADRRRRLSAQHVGTRLVIPAGRLKQRSNDTDHPFRAHSAFAHLTGWGADSEPGAVLVLEPATGGSAADGSAHEATLYFRERAGRDSDEFYANAEIGEFWIGPRPSLRQVAADLGLATAPLADVDAAIAAPGAARVIREADPQLAARVDEARAASDADAGADHVDGDALLARDASELRLVKDAYEIRQMREAVDTTGRGFSDVIADMPAVTAHARGERVVEGVFNARARADGNTVGYDTIAASGPHACILHWTRNDGRVVPGDLILIDAGVELDSYYTADITRTLPVSGTFTDVQREVYEAVREAADAALAIVRPGIRFREVHAAAMEVIARRVAGWGMLPVTAEEALQADNQHHRRYMVHGTSHHLGLDVHDCAQARRDMYIDGIVEAGMVFTIEPGLYFQPDDLTVPERFRGIGVRIEDDILVTRDGAENLSAGIPRTADEVEAWMAGRA from the coding sequence ATGGCCGAGAACACCGACACCGCGTCCGAGACCACCCCCGACGACATCGCCGCCGACCCGGCCGCGCCGCTCGCCACGACCGAGACCGCGTCCCCGGCGGTCGCCCCCGCGGGCGCCCCCGCTCCCGGATCCGGCGACGCCCCCGTCCCCCGCGCGACCTCGAACCGCAGCACGACCCCGGCGAGCACGGCGTTCAGCGACTTCGTGTCCGCGCACTGGGCCGACCGCGAGGAGGTCGACCCGCCCGCGCGCGAGCAGGCGCCCTTCGCCGCCGACCGCCGCCGCCGGCTGTCGGCGCAGCACGTCGGCACGCGCCTCGTGATCCCCGCGGGCCGCCTCAAGCAGCGCAGCAACGACACCGACCACCCGTTCCGCGCCCACTCCGCCTTCGCGCACCTCACCGGCTGGGGTGCCGACAGCGAGCCCGGCGCCGTGCTCGTCCTCGAGCCCGCGACCGGGGGATCCGCCGCCGACGGCTCCGCGCACGAGGCCACCCTCTACTTCCGCGAGCGCGCCGGTCGCGACAGCGACGAGTTCTACGCCAACGCCGAGATCGGCGAGTTCTGGATCGGGCCGCGCCCGTCGCTCCGCCAGGTCGCGGCCGACCTCGGGCTCGCGACCGCGCCCCTGGCCGACGTCGACGCCGCGATCGCCGCCCCCGGCGCCGCCCGCGTGATCCGCGAGGCCGACCCCCAGCTCGCCGCCCGCGTCGACGAGGCCCGCGCGGCCTCCGACGCCGACGCCGGCGCGGACCACGTCGACGGCGACGCCCTCCTCGCCCGCGACGCCTCCGAGCTGCGCCTCGTGAAGGACGCGTACGAGATCCGGCAGATGCGCGAGGCCGTCGACACGACGGGCCGCGGCTTCTCGGACGTCATCGCCGACATGCCCGCCGTCACGGCGCACGCACGCGGCGAGCGCGTCGTCGAGGGCGTCTTCAACGCGCGCGCACGGGCGGACGGCAACACGGTGGGCTACGACACCATCGCGGCATCCGGCCCGCACGCCTGCATCCTGCACTGGACGCGGAACGACGGACGCGTCGTGCCGGGCGACCTGATCCTCATCGACGCGGGCGTCGAGCTCGACAGCTACTACACGGCCGACATCACGCGCACGCTCCCCGTGTCCGGCACGTTCACCGACGTGCAGCGCGAGGTCTACGAGGCCGTGCGCGAGGCGGCCGACGCCGCCCTCGCGATCGTGCGGCCCGGCATCCGCTTCCGCGAGGTGCACGCCGCGGCGATGGAGGTCATCGCGCGCCGGGTCGCCGGCTGGGGCATGCTGCCCGTGACCGCCGAGGAGGCGCTCCAGGCCGACAACCAGCACCACCGCCGCTACATGGTGCACGGCACGAGCCACCACCTCGGCCTCGACGTGCACGACTGCGCGCAGGCCCGGCGGGACATGTACATCGACGGGATCGTGGAGGCCGGCATGGTCTTCACCATCGAGCCGGGCCTCTACTTCCAGCCGGACGACCTCACCGTCCCAGAGCGCTTCCGCGGCATCGGCGTGCGCATCGAGGACGACATCCTCGTGACGCGCGACGGCGCCGAGAACCTGTCGGCGGGCATCCCCCGCACGGCCGACGAGGTCGAGGCGTGGATGGCCGGTCGGGCCTAG
- a CDS encoding general stress protein → MTNPLLGRTARTRMPKLPKGEPVATYETYDEAQKAVVTLAEADFPVTQVSIVGNELTSVERVTGKLTSARAAAAGAASGAWLGLFLGLVTFLFSPVPNVSSVVGAVIIGVGFGAIYGIVSYSITRRRRDFTSVMQVTATSYSVVVEPDSMHRARNVLGIGGAGTSVYGEPVVAAPPVAEPAARPAGPYGERVPEQGGSAAPEPTAPPTSTDRPVGEQGATGA, encoded by the coding sequence GTGACCAACCCCCTCCTCGGACGCACCGCCCGCACCCGCATGCCGAAGCTGCCGAAGGGCGAGCCGGTGGCCACCTACGAGACCTACGACGAGGCGCAGAAGGCCGTCGTCACCCTCGCCGAGGCCGACTTCCCCGTCACGCAGGTGAGCATCGTGGGCAACGAGCTGACGAGCGTCGAACGCGTCACCGGCAAGCTCACCTCCGCCCGGGCCGCGGCGGCCGGAGCGGCGAGCGGCGCCTGGCTCGGCCTCTTCCTCGGCCTCGTGACCTTCCTGTTCTCGCCCGTGCCGAACGTGTCGTCGGTGGTCGGCGCGGTGATCATCGGCGTCGGGTTCGGCGCCATCTACGGCATCGTCAGCTACAGCATCACGCGCCGCCGCCGGGACTTCACGTCGGTGATGCAGGTGACCGCCACCAGCTACTCGGTGGTCGTCGAGCCCGACTCCATGCACCGCGCGCGGAACGTGCTCGGCATCGGCGGCGCGGGCACGTCCGTGTACGGCGAGCCCGTCGTCGCGGCCCCGCCCGTCGCGGAGCCCGCCGCACGTCCCGCGGGCCCCTACGGGGAGCGCGTGCCGGAGCAGGGCGGGTCCGCCGCCCCCGAGCCGACCGCGCCGCCCACGTCGACCGACCGGCCCGTGGGCGAGCAGGGCGCGACCGGGGCCTGA
- a CDS encoding magnesium transporter MgtE N-terminal domain-containing protein has translation MSASRVFVARLAGCSVFDPAGDRVGRVRDVLVVYRKDDPPRVVGLIVEIPGKRRVFLSIGRVTSIGSGQIITTGLINLRRFEQRGGEVRVIAEILGRRVKLRDGSGTAVIEDVAIEESGQAEWEVSQLFCRRPRTSPSPFAKGATLFATWDEVAELQDEGVAQSASQFLAAYSDLLPADLANTLLDLPQARRLEVAEELPDARLADVLEEMPESEQVQIMATLDDDRAADVLDQMQPDDAADLIAQLSEERGEALLELMQPEEADDVRMLLSYAPDTAGGLMTTDPVIVSGDATVAEGLALIRRPELAPTLGAAVCVTLPPYEPPTGRFLGMVHFQRMLRYPPHERLGTLLDQGLEPVRADTSAAEVSRIMASYNLVSVPVVDENHRLVGVVTIDDVLDHLLPDDWRSADAERETRKRATARFHGTATAAIPTAGPRRGRRIPRGTAE, from the coding sequence GTGAGCGCCTCCCGAGTCTTCGTCGCCCGGCTCGCCGGGTGCAGCGTGTTCGACCCCGCGGGCGACCGGGTCGGGCGCGTGCGCGACGTGCTCGTCGTCTACCGCAAGGACGATCCGCCGCGCGTCGTGGGCCTCATCGTCGAGATCCCGGGCAAGCGCCGCGTGTTCCTCTCCATCGGCCGCGTCACGAGCATCGGCTCCGGGCAGATCATCACCACCGGCCTCATCAACCTCCGCCGCTTCGAGCAGCGCGGCGGCGAGGTGCGCGTCATCGCCGAGATCCTCGGCCGGCGCGTGAAGCTGCGCGACGGATCCGGCACCGCCGTCATCGAGGACGTCGCGATCGAGGAGTCCGGCCAGGCCGAGTGGGAGGTGTCGCAGCTCTTCTGCCGCCGACCCCGCACCAGCCCCTCCCCCTTCGCCAAGGGCGCCACGCTCTTCGCCACCTGGGACGAGGTCGCCGAGCTGCAGGACGAGGGCGTCGCGCAGTCGGCGTCGCAGTTCCTCGCCGCCTACTCCGACCTCCTCCCCGCCGACCTCGCCAACACCCTGCTCGACCTGCCGCAGGCCCGCCGCCTCGAGGTCGCCGAGGAGCTGCCGGACGCGCGCCTCGCCGACGTGCTCGAGGAGATGCCGGAGTCGGAGCAGGTGCAGATCATGGCCACCCTCGACGACGACCGCGCCGCCGACGTGCTCGACCAGATGCAGCCGGACGACGCCGCCGACCTCATCGCGCAGCTCTCCGAGGAGCGCGGCGAGGCCCTGCTCGAGCTCATGCAGCCGGAGGAGGCGGACGACGTCCGCATGCTCCTCAGCTACGCGCCGGACACCGCGGGCGGCCTCATGACGACCGATCCCGTCATCGTCTCCGGCGACGCGACCGTCGCGGAGGGCCTCGCCCTCATCCGCCGCCCCGAGCTCGCGCCCACGCTCGGCGCCGCGGTGTGCGTCACGCTGCCGCCGTACGAGCCGCCGACCGGCCGCTTCCTCGGCATGGTGCACTTCCAGCGGATGTTGCGCTACCCGCCGCACGAGCGCCTCGGGACCCTGCTCGACCAGGGCCTCGAGCCCGTGCGGGCCGACACGAGCGCCGCCGAGGTGTCCCGCATCATGGCGAGCTACAACCTCGTCTCGGTGCCCGTCGTGGACGAGAACCACCGCCTCGTCGGCGTGGTCACGATCGACGACGTGCTCGACCACCTGCTGCCGGACGACTGGCGCAGCGCCGACGCGGAACGCGAGACGCGCAAGCGCGCGACCGCCCGCTTCCACGGCACGGCCACGGCCGCCATCCCCACCGCAGGACCCAGACGAGGACGGAGGATCCCCCGTGGCACGGCAGAGTAA
- a CDS encoding DUF1003 domain-containing protein, translating into MARQSNRDVRLDAPKGLRTTVLPLRNRASRDRFGRFTESIARGMGTPWFLMGLTLFCVAWILYNTYGPESARFDSAALGFTALTLILSLQASYAAPLILLAQNRQDDRDRVQIEQDRQRTERNVADVEYLAREVVSLRLQMKDVASKDFIRAELRQLLEELDRRDDPEGDDAEGAGSAGSRRAHGR; encoded by the coding sequence GTGGCACGGCAGAGTAACCGCGACGTCCGCCTGGACGCGCCCAAGGGCCTCCGCACGACGGTCCTCCCGCTGCGCAACCGCGCCAGCCGCGACCGCTTCGGCCGCTTCACGGAGTCCATCGCGCGCGGCATGGGCACCCCGTGGTTCCTCATGGGCCTCACGCTCTTCTGCGTGGCCTGGATCCTGTACAACACCTACGGCCCCGAGTCCGCGCGCTTCGACTCGGCGGCGCTCGGCTTCACGGCGCTCACGCTGATCCTGTCGCTGCAGGCCTCGTACGCGGCGCCGCTCATCCTGCTCGCGCAGAACCGGCAGGACGACCGCGACCGCGTGCAGATCGAGCAGGACCGCCAGCGCACCGAGCGCAACGTGGCGGACGTCGAGTACCTGGCCCGCGAGGTCGTCTCGCTCCGGCTGCAGATGAAGGACGTCGCCTCGAAGGACTTCATCCGCGCCGAGCTGCGCCAGCTCCTCGAGGAGCTCGACCGCCGCGACGACCCCGAGGGGGACGACGCCGAGGGCGCCGGCAGCGCCGGCAGCCGCAGGGCGCATGGCCGCTGA
- a CDS encoding Mrp/NBP35 family ATP-binding protein, translating into MAAEAPGGAPLTAEAVGRALAGVVDPEIRRPITELDMVSDVRVEDGGVAHVDIALTIVGCPAATSIERDVRAAVRAVPGVAQLELTVGVMSRERRRALTERLRGPAAKRGIPFGPESLTRVYAVTSGKGGVGKSTLTANLAVALAAKGLAVGLVDADVHGFSIPGILGLVDADGRTAQPTRVGDMILPPVAHGVKVISIGMFLDPDATGGTAVSWRGPMLHRTIQQFLTDVFFGDLDVLLLDLPPGTGDVAITVGQLLPDAEVLVVTTPQPAAADVAERSGLVARQTGQRVAGVVENMAGFVQPDGSVLELFGAGGGAEVARRLSAGQDAPVPLLASVPLSVALREGGDSGAPLVLAAPEDPAAVQILRVADHLATRGRGLAGRKLGLSVS; encoded by the coding sequence ATGGCCGCTGAGGCACCCGGCGGGGCCCCGCTGACGGCGGAGGCGGTGGGGCGCGCGCTCGCGGGCGTCGTGGATCCCGAGATCCGCCGCCCCATCACCGAGCTCGACATGGTGTCCGACGTGCGCGTCGAGGACGGCGGCGTGGCCCACGTCGACATCGCGCTGACCATCGTCGGCTGCCCCGCCGCCACGTCCATCGAGCGCGACGTGCGCGCGGCGGTCCGGGCCGTCCCGGGCGTCGCGCAGCTCGAGCTCACGGTCGGCGTGATGAGCCGGGAGCGGCGGCGCGCGCTCACCGAGCGCCTGCGCGGTCCGGCGGCGAAGCGCGGCATCCCGTTCGGGCCGGAGAGCCTCACGCGCGTCTACGCCGTCACGAGCGGGAAGGGCGGCGTCGGCAAGTCCACGCTCACGGCCAACCTCGCGGTGGCGCTCGCGGCGAAGGGGCTGGCGGTCGGCCTCGTGGACGCCGACGTGCACGGCTTCTCCATCCCCGGGATCCTCGGCCTCGTCGACGCGGACGGGCGCACCGCGCAGCCCACCCGAGTCGGCGACATGATCCTGCCGCCCGTCGCGCATGGCGTGAAGGTCATCTCCATCGGCATGTTCCTCGATCCCGACGCCACGGGCGGCACAGCGGTCTCCTGGCGCGGGCCCATGCTGCACCGCACCATCCAGCAGTTCCTCACCGACGTCTTCTTCGGCGACCTGGACGTGCTGCTGCTCGACCTGCCCCCCGGCACGGGCGATGTGGCCATCACCGTGGGCCAGCTCCTGCCGGACGCGGAGGTCCTCGTCGTGACGACGCCGCAGCCGGCCGCGGCCGACGTGGCGGAGCGCAGCGGGCTCGTCGCGCGGCAGACGGGTCAGCGCGTGGCGGGCGTCGTCGAGAACATGGCCGGGTTCGTCCAGCCCGACGGATCCGTGCTGGAGCTCTTCGGGGCGGGCGGCGGCGCGGAGGTCGCGCGTCGGCTCTCGGCCGGGCAGGACGCGCCCGTGCCGCTCCTCGCGAGCGTGCCGCTCAGCGTGGCGCTGCGCGAGGGCGGCGACTCCGGGGCGCCGCTCGTGCTGGCCGCGCCCGAGGATCCGGCGGCGGTGCAGATCCTGCGCGTGGCGGACCACCTGGCGACACGCGGCCGCGGGCTCGCGGGCCGGAAGCTCGGGCTCTCGGTCTCCTAG
- a CDS encoding LysR family transcriptional regulator, which yields MDIRRLELLRELADRGSVGAVARAAGRTPSAVSQQLKVLEREAGVPLTERSGRGIVLTDAGRALARTATDIAVAVARAEALWEDFRHQPSGEVTLATFPTAAQMLLPGLLDRVAAIPDLTVRASDRDPASRAFADLTADFDVVLAHSLAGAGTWRGLGLVIVPLMVEPLDVAMPADHRLAGRASVSPADLSGEPWIGVPQGLPFDRILLDIEQAVGAPARVVQRFSDTRITESLVASGHGIALLPRYTAGEHDGVVVKRLSGVASKRHLHVLLRPDRAERPSVRAVVDALREEARAVDARFSGSA from the coding sequence ATGGACATCCGCCGCCTCGAGCTCCTCCGCGAGCTCGCCGACCGCGGCAGCGTGGGCGCCGTCGCGCGCGCTGCCGGCCGCACGCCGTCGGCGGTCTCGCAGCAGCTGAAGGTGCTGGAGCGGGAGGCCGGCGTGCCCCTCACCGAGCGCTCGGGCCGCGGGATCGTGCTGACGGACGCGGGCCGGGCGCTCGCCCGCACCGCGACCGACATCGCCGTCGCCGTGGCCCGCGCGGAGGCCCTGTGGGAGGACTTCCGGCACCAGCCCTCCGGCGAGGTCACGCTCGCGACGTTCCCCACCGCCGCGCAGATGCTGCTGCCGGGGCTCCTCGACCGCGTCGCCGCGATCCCCGACCTCACCGTCCGCGCCAGCGACCGGGACCCGGCGTCGCGGGCCTTCGCGGACCTCACCGCCGACTTCGACGTCGTCCTCGCGCACTCGCTCGCCGGGGCCGGCACCTGGCGCGGGCTCGGCCTCGTCATCGTGCCGCTCATGGTGGAGCCGCTCGACGTCGCGATGCCGGCCGACCACCGCCTCGCGGGCCGGGCGTCGGTCAGTCCGGCCGACCTCAGCGGCGAGCCGTGGATCGGCGTGCCGCAGGGCCTCCCGTTCGACCGGATCCTCCTCGACATCGAGCAGGCCGTCGGCGCGCCCGCGCGCGTGGTGCAGCGGTTCAGCGACACGCGCATCACGGAGTCGCTGGTGGCGTCGGGCCACGGGATCGCGCTGCTGCCGCGCTACACGGCGGGCGAGCACGACGGCGTGGTCGTCAAGCGCCTGTCCGGCGTCGCCTCGAAGCGGCACCTGCACGTGCTGCTGCGACCTGACCGGGCGGAGCGGCCGTCGGTGCGTGCCGTGGTGGACGCCCTCCGCGAGGAGGCGCGTGCGGTGGACGCGCGCTTCAGCGGCAGCGCGTGA
- a CDS encoding Sec-independent protein translocase TatB: MFGLTFEKLMLIGIIAVFLLGPERLPIYTQKLADLVKAARRMATGARERMRDELGPEFDEVDWKKLDPRQYDPRRIIKEALFEDEPVVTKPRVPVETTVARRQRLEREAAAASAQPAPFDAEAT, translated from the coding sequence GACGTTCGAGAAGCTGATGCTCATCGGCATCATCGCCGTGTTCCTGCTCGGCCCCGAGCGGCTGCCGATCTACACCCAGAAGCTCGCGGATCTGGTGAAGGCGGCCCGCCGCATGGCCACCGGGGCGCGCGAGCGCATGCGCGACGAGCTGGGTCCGGAGTTCGACGAGGTCGACTGGAAGAAGCTCGACCCGCGCCAGTACGACCCGCGCCGCATCATCAAGGAGGCGCTGTTCGAGGACGAGCCCGTGGTCACCAAGCCGCGCGTCCCCGTCGAGACCACCGTCGCCCGACGCCAGCGCCTGGAGCGCGAGGCCGCCGCCGCGTCGGCGCAGCCCGCCCCCTTCGACGCCGAGGCCACCTGA